One window from the genome of [Clostridium] celerecrescens 18A encodes:
- a CDS encoding DUF3788 domain-containing protein, with product MLEKIPSQEEMTSLIGETLFELWKSLCERIEEKYDMERQWNSGGKRWKYEYKYRRGGKTLCALYAKEDCFGFMVILGQAERETFDRERQNYSPEVQKVYDESTTYHDGKWIMFMIKDQSLFDDMMQLLKIKRRPNKK from the coding sequence ATGCTGGAAAAGATACCATCGCAAGAAGAAATGACCTCCCTGATAGGGGAGACTTTATTCGAACTATGGAAAAGCCTTTGTGAAAGAATTGAAGAGAAGTATGATATGGAGCGTCAGTGGAACAGCGGTGGAAAAAGGTGGAAGTATGAGTACAAATACCGCAGAGGCGGGAAAACCCTTTGCGCGTTGTATGCCAAAGAGGACTGCTTTGGATTTATGGTAATTCTGGGACAAGCGGAACGGGAAACCTTTGATCGGGAAAGGCAGAACTATTCCCCGGAAGTCCAGAAGGTGTATGATGAATCAACGACATACCACGATGGAAAATGGATCATGTTTATGATAAAGGATCAATCGCTATTCGATGATATGATGCAGCTGTTAAAGATAAAAAGAAGGCCCAATAAAAAGTAA
- a CDS encoding hydantoinase/oxoprolinase family protein, whose protein sequence is MSREIRVGIDVGGTHTKAVAIDNATHEIVGQSIVMTSHDHELGVAAGVIECFKNCLTANGIKPDDVVFIAHSTTQATNALLEGDVAKVGILGMGPGGLGGILSKKQSAVPDIDLGTGRKIEINHTYLPVKKADDKGIEGAVEQLRDGGAQVLVASQAFGVDSNDDEERVRVYAEKNGMMVSIASDISKLYGLTSRTRTAAINASILPKMMNTANSTESAVHSSGINVPLMIMRGDGGVMDIGEMKKRPVLTMLSGPAASVIGALMYLRASNGIYFEVGGTSTNIGVIKNGRPAVEYAVVGGHRTYVNSLDVTVLGVAGGSMVRAANGKLVDVGPRSAHIAGAKYAVYTPQEEIDEPELEFFAPKAGDPADYVRIRLASGERVTITNSCAANILGYVKDGDYSQGNVESARICMKPLADYLGVSIEECARQILAKSCEKVAPVITGFAEKYKIEAEQISLVGCGGGASALLPFTAETMKLNYSIPEYAEVISSIGVALAMVRDVVERVVPNPTGADIVDIKKEAKTLAIKSGAVPDSIEVQIEIDPQTNKITAIALGSTEVQTTDLLKACDEKEARTLAAASMNLTESDLECPISNDLFYVFTAVKNQKTQLRLLDKKGFIKVQRGDAKAVTFTGEVWEEEVEKMWNSMLSYKNEMERTPDLYLCIEGKVLDFANTISLEQLKIIMGTEFVGLAPEENVILIGARSEM, encoded by the coding sequence ATGAGCAGAGAAATAAGAGTTGGTATCGATGTGGGCGGCACCCATACGAAGGCTGTTGCCATCGATAATGCCACTCATGAGATCGTTGGACAAAGCATTGTCATGACCAGCCATGACCATGAACTGGGGGTGGCAGCTGGTGTAATCGAATGTTTTAAGAATTGTCTGACTGCAAATGGCATCAAGCCGGATGATGTAGTATTCATCGCACATTCCACGACCCAGGCGACCAATGCGCTGCTGGAGGGCGATGTGGCAAAGGTTGGAATACTGGGAATGGGACCCGGAGGCCTTGGAGGCATTTTGTCAAAGAAGCAGTCCGCTGTGCCGGATATTGATCTGGGTACAGGGCGGAAGATAGAAATAAACCATACCTATCTTCCGGTAAAGAAAGCCGATGATAAAGGTATAGAAGGTGCGGTGGAACAATTGCGGGATGGAGGGGCGCAGGTTTTGGTAGCATCACAGGCGTTTGGCGTTGATTCTAACGATGATGAGGAGAGAGTACGGGTATATGCGGAGAAAAATGGCATGATGGTATCAATCGCCTCTGATATATCAAAGCTTTACGGCCTGACCAGCAGAACCCGTACCGCCGCCATCAATGCTTCCATCCTGCCCAAAATGATGAATACAGCCAATTCCACTGAAAGCGCCGTACATAGCTCAGGAATCAACGTCCCCCTGATGATTATGCGCGGCGACGGAGGTGTCATGGATATTGGCGAAATGAAAAAGAGACCGGTCTTGACCATGCTTTCCGGTCCGGCAGCCAGCGTTATCGGAGCCTTAATGTATCTTAGGGCATCCAATGGTATTTACTTTGAAGTAGGAGGCACTTCTACAAACATAGGTGTTATTAAAAATGGACGTCCGGCTGTGGAGTATGCCGTAGTTGGAGGACACCGGACCTATGTCAATTCATTGGATGTAACGGTTCTCGGAGTTGCAGGGGGATCGATGGTAAGAGCTGCAAACGGGAAGTTGGTGGATGTGGGGCCGCGAAGCGCCCACATAGCAGGTGCGAAATATGCCGTTTATACTCCGCAGGAGGAAATTGATGAACCCGAACTGGAGTTTTTTGCACCGAAAGCAGGAGATCCTGCGGATTATGTGCGAATCAGGCTGGCGAGCGGAGAACGGGTGACCATAACCAATTCTTGCGCTGCTAACATTTTAGGGTATGTAAAGGATGGAGATTACAGCCAGGGAAATGTAGAATCTGCACGCATTTGTATGAAGCCTTTGGCGGATTATTTAGGTGTCTCCATAGAAGAATGCGCACGCCAGATTTTGGCAAAATCATGCGAAAAGGTCGCTCCGGTCATTACCGGATTTGCCGAAAAATATAAAATCGAAGCAGAACAGATCTCTTTGGTTGGCTGTGGCGGCGGTGCGTCTGCCTTACTGCCGTTTACCGCTGAGACGATGAAGCTTAATTATTCTATACCCGAATATGCGGAAGTCATATCATCCATAGGCGTGGCCTTAGCTATGGTCCGGGATGTGGTAGAACGGGTCGTGCCCAATCCTACCGGTGCGGATATCGTGGATATCAAAAAAGAAGCCAAGACCCTTGCCATAAAGAGTGGAGCCGTGCCAGATTCTATAGAAGTGCAGATAGAAATTGACCCCCAGACCAATAAGATTACGGCCATTGCCTTAGGTTCCACAGAAGTACAAACAACTGACCTTTTAAAGGCCTGTGATGAAAAAGAAGCGAGAACGCTGGCGGCGGCTTCCATGAATTTGACGGAATCTGATTTGGAATGCCCCATATCTAATGATCTGTTCTATGTATTTACCGCCGTAAAAAATCAAAAGACGCAGCTCCGCCTTCTTGATAAGAAAGGTTTTATCAAGGTACAAAGAGGTGATGCGAAAGCGGTGACATTTACAGGAGAAGTATGGGAAGAAGAAGTGGAAAAAATGTGGAATTCCATGCTTTCTTATAAAAATGAGATGGAAAGGACGCCGGATCTCTACCTGTGCATAGAAGGCAAAGTCCTGGATTTTGCCAACACGATAAGCCTGGAGCAATTGAAAATCATTATGGGGACAGAATTTGTCGGTCTGGCTCCTGAGGAAAACGTGATTTTGATTGGTGCCAGAAGCGAGATGTAA
- a CDS encoding citrate transporter, protein MMNTVVGILLLITYVVFAIYAAKGGNLMIGFFVMAVLWAGLGAIAGVTVWSSTTEGMIDINNGIFEQGPELWGSTAAIIIFGSWFGRILVDTGIARTLIRTAVEWGGDKPALTCILLSIVTSLIFTSAYGAGSVVAIGVIIFPILLSLGISTHLASASFLMSVGAGLYLNNGWLKQVGALIPEFDITIPTWKTYGFIAFGIQMLAVVLMILVSSRGTAQKHAWAAKSEQGEKKVGALALLTPVIPVCLSVFLNFKPITAILVAVLWALVFTGNLKNMKDIGDMVQKTFHDGVTDVALVFAFLFFLQMFLRSAKVCAPLLAPIIQPVLPSNLLILFVIFGLFSVMALFRGPLTVWGAGAATLAMFQAIGGVFTPMILFPLFMVPATTINGSICPTQSWCLWAISYTKTDLKQYFKTCLPYALVAALVLEMVAYFMFV, encoded by the coding sequence ATGATGAACACGGTAGTAGGTATTTTGTTACTGATTACATATGTGGTATTTGCCATATATGCCGCAAAGGGTGGAAACCTCATGATTGGTTTCTTCGTGATGGCAGTATTATGGGCAGGATTAGGTGCCATCGCTGGAGTGACAGTCTGGTCCAGTACCACGGAGGGCATGATTGATATTAATAATGGTATTTTTGAGCAGGGACCTGAACTATGGGGATCTACGGCTGCCATTATTATTTTTGGTTCCTGGTTTGGGCGAATTCTGGTGGATACGGGAATAGCCAGAACCCTGATTCGAACAGCAGTAGAATGGGGCGGCGATAAGCCTGCTCTTACCTGTATCCTTCTTTCTATAGTAACAAGCTTAATTTTTACTTCAGCCTATGGTGCCGGTTCAGTGGTTGCTATTGGCGTAATCATTTTTCCTATTTTACTATCTCTTGGAATCTCCACTCATCTGGCTTCGGCCTCCTTTTTGATGAGCGTGGGAGCCGGACTGTATTTAAATAATGGTTGGTTAAAGCAGGTAGGCGCTTTGATTCCAGAATTTGACATAACGATTCCTACCTGGAAAACCTATGGGTTTATTGCTTTTGGTATTCAGATGCTGGCTGTTGTCCTGATGATCTTAGTTAGCAGCAGAGGAACCGCCCAAAAACACGCATGGGCAGCGAAATCCGAACAGGGTGAGAAAAAGGTAGGAGCACTGGCACTACTGACTCCGGTGATTCCTGTTTGTCTGTCTGTGTTCTTAAACTTTAAGCCAATTACCGCCATATTGGTCGCAGTGCTTTGGGCACTGGTCTTTACCGGCAATCTAAAGAACATGAAAGACATAGGGGATATGGTACAAAAAACATTCCATGACGGTGTGACCGATGTAGCACTGGTGTTTGCATTCCTATTCTTTTTACAGATGTTCCTGCGTTCTGCAAAAGTTTGTGCGCCTTTGCTGGCACCGATTATACAGCCTGTGCTGCCTTCTAATCTTCTGATTCTTTTTGTTATATTCGGCTTGTTTTCTGTGATGGCACTGTTCCGCGGACCTTTGACGGTATGGGGAGCAGGAGCAGCTACGCTTGCAATGTTCCAGGCAATCGGTGGTGTGTTTACACCAATGATCTTGTTCCCGCTGTTCATGGTACCGGCCACGACCATTAACGGTTCTATTTGTCCTACCCAGTCCTGGTGTCTGTGGGCAATCAGCTACACCAAGACAGATTTGAAACAGTATTTTAAGACCTGCCTGCCTTACGCACTGGTTGCAGCATTGGTTTTGGAGATGGTTGCTTACTTTATGTTTGTGTAG
- a CDS encoding LacI family DNA-binding transcriptional regulator has protein sequence MPERSLTIQDIANLAGVSKATVSRYLNGKYEYMSLQTKERIEHIIEATGYQPNHLARTLKSKRSMMAGIVVADIGSPFTSAAVRSIGISLREKGYGIITASSDNNYELEKEYLRSLMAQQVDGLIVNTTMRHNPYLIRLANDGVPVVLLDRSIDNYMFDMAYISNQNPLVHAIEHLKEEGYGRIALFTQPFDHVFPRAARQEAFLEKMRDMGENDPSKSVYVSDISDLDSIANQVYAFYQAGERDVTPSAIIAANGMMLMTCAQAILSLGIPMPHGIGLMGYDDWGKLSELGWASMAGGGLTTMAPSINQLGEMAAEFLLERMMEANSSKRTYQVEAPLIRRGSTAHGRNDRDLNIGSPKPPYWAINDTQGKWWV, from the coding sequence TTGCCCGAACGATCACTGACCATTCAGGATATAGCAAACTTAGCTGGGGTATCGAAAGCAACTGTCTCACGATATTTAAACGGTAAATATGAATATATGTCCCTTCAGACAAAAGAGAGAATTGAACATATTATTGAAGCCACAGGATATCAACCGAATCATCTGGCTCGCACCTTGAAAAGCAAACGAAGCATGATGGCCGGCATCGTGGTTGCAGATATCGGCAGCCCTTTTACTTCGGCTGCCGTCAGAAGCATTGGTATTTCCTTACGTGAAAAAGGTTACGGAATCATCACTGCAAGCAGTGATAACAATTATGAACTGGAAAAAGAATATCTGCGCTCTCTTATGGCGCAGCAGGTAGACGGTCTTATTGTAAATACCACGATGCGCCATAATCCATATCTGATTAGACTGGCAAACGACGGGGTTCCCGTGGTACTGTTAGATCGCAGCATTGATAATTATATGTTTGACATGGCATATATTTCAAATCAGAATCCTTTAGTCCATGCCATCGAGCATTTAAAAGAGGAGGGATATGGGCGCATTGCTCTATTTACACAACCCTTTGATCATGTCTTCCCCCGTGCCGCAAGACAGGAGGCTTTTCTGGAAAAAATGAGAGATATGGGCGAAAACGACCCTTCTAAATCCGTATATGTATCCGATATATCAGATTTGGATTCCATTGCGAATCAGGTGTATGCATTTTATCAGGCAGGGGAACGGGATGTGACTCCTTCGGCCATCATAGCGGCCAACGGCATGATGTTAATGACATGCGCTCAGGCAATCCTTTCACTGGGAATTCCCATGCCTCATGGGATAGGTCTTATGGGCTATGACGACTGGGGAAAGCTCAGTGAGCTTGGTTGGGCATCCATGGCAGGGGGAGGACTTACAACTATGGCGCCCTCTATCAATCAATTGGGGGAAATGGCAGCAGAGTTTCTATTGGAACGCATGATGGAGGCAAATTCTTCCAAGCGTACTTATCAGGTGGAAGCTCCCTTAATCCGGCGCGGCAGCACCGCCCATGGACGCAATGACCGTGACTTAAACATCGGCTCGCCCAAGCCTCCCTATTGGGCAATCAATGACACACAGGGCAAGTGGTGGGTGTAG
- a CDS encoding heavy-metal-associated domain-containing protein, giving the protein MSTAIICAILIVLCYFGLRSTINRTKYGCCGSGGSEVKKIKAVDKNISHYPYTRTLEVEGMTCGNCKKRVENEFNSREGLYASVDLKKKLAVIHMKAQMPEDELKEMVRKAGYTPGKIK; this is encoded by the coding sequence ATGTCTACTGCAATTATTTGTGCGATTTTAATTGTACTTTGCTACTTTGGATTAAGAAGCACTATAAATAGGACGAAATATGGCTGCTGCGGAAGCGGCGGCAGCGAAGTGAAGAAAATTAAAGCTGTTGATAAAAATATATCCCATTATCCTTATACCCGAACCTTGGAAGTAGAAGGAATGACCTGCGGGAATTGCAAAAAGAGAGTGGAGAATGAGTTTAATAGCCGGGAAGGATTATATGCTTCCGTGGATCTGAAGAAAAAACTGGCAGTCATACATATGAAAGCGCAGATGCCGGAGGATGAGCTGAAAGAGATGGTGAGAAAAGCTGGATATACTCCCGGGAAGATCAAATAA